A segment of the Actinomycetota bacterium genome:
CCATAGCCTCTAAAAAATGGGATCCCGCCGCCGTCTCCCCTGAAAAGGTCAAGGAAAGATTGATATCCTCCAACATTTCAACGCGCTATTATACCCCGGAAATCCATACCGCGTGCTTCATTCTTCCCAAGTTTATCCAAAGGATTTTAGAGGAGGATTCCTCCTTTGAAACCGCCCTTTAGAGATAAGTTCTTGGCCTCCCAGAATAATCCCAATCCAGACGCGATAATCCTTGGAGTACCTCTGGATAAAACCGAGAGCTTTCGTTCCGGAACAAAACTTGCTCCAGAGCGGATAAGAAAAGCCTCTGACAGCCTGGAGACCTTTAGTCCCACCTTGAGAAAGGATTTAGAGGACATCGTCCTTTGCGACTGGGGGGATATAAAAATGGAAGATTCCATGGAAATATCCCTAGAAAGGATCGAAGAAGAGGTAGTTCAAGCAAGGGAAAAAGCTTTTACGGTACTCATCGGGGGTGAACATACTCTAACCTTAGCCGCGATAAGGGCTCTAAAGAGAGAGTTTTCTCCACTCTTCCTGATCGAGTTCGATGCCCACCTAGACCTCCGTGAAAGCTATGAAGGAGAAAAATTTTGCCACGCCACGGTGACTAAGCGAATTTTGGAAGAGATAGGGGGGTCTTTCCTCATCCAACTCGGAGTGAGATCGGGAACAAGGGAAGAATACGAAATTTCAAAGAAGTGTTTATTATCCACACCCGATATATCCATTCCATCCGAGATTCGCGATAAAATCGGAGATTCAGCCGTTTATATGAGTATAGATATGGATGTTCTGGATCCATCCTGTGCCCCAGGGACGAGCAATCCTGAGCCGGGCGGATACGATTTTAAAGAATTGCTTTCAAGTCTCTACGAGCTCAAGTCCCTCAACGTAGTCGGCATGGACGTCATCGAAGTTTCCCCGCCCTTCGATAGGGGAGACATTACCTCTATAGCTGCGGCCAAAATAATTAGAGAATCCATCCTCCTCTTCACCTAAGCATTTAGCTTAACTTAACCATGGATAGGGCGAGGCTGAAAGCCTCGCAATCCAGAGCTAGAGGATTGGTTAGTGTTTGAAATGTCTCCTCCCCGTGAACACCATGGCTATCTTATGCTCATCCGCGGCGGCGATTATTTCATCGTCTCGAATGGATCCCCCCGGCTGAATTATCGCCTTAACTCCGGCCCTGGCAGCCAAATCAACGGCGTCCCTGAAGGGAAAGAAGGCATCCGAGGCCAAGGAGGAATTTTTTACCCGTCCCCTAGCCTTTTTAAAGGCTATATCAACGGCATCCACCCTGCTCATCTGACCGGCGCCCACACCCACTGTGGCTAGATCCTTGGTAAGGACAATGGCGTTTGACTTGACGTGCTTTGCCACCCGCCAGGCAAAAAGAAGATCGTCCCACTGCTTCTCCGAGGGATGAATTTTGGTC
Coding sequences within it:
- the speB gene encoding agmatinase, whose product is MKPPFRDKFLASQNNPNPDAIILGVPLDKTESFRSGTKLAPERIRKASDSLETFSPTLRKDLEDIVLCDWGDIKMEDSMEISLERIEEEVVQAREKAFTVLIGGEHTLTLAAIRALKREFSPLFLIEFDAHLDLRESYEGEKFCHATVTKRILEEIGGSFLIQLGVRSGTREEYEISKKCLLSTPDISIPSEIRDKIGDSAVYMSIDMDVLDPSCAPGTSNPEPGGYDFKELLSSLYELKSLNVVGMDVIEVSPPFDRGDITSIAAAKIIRESILLFT